Proteins found in one Paucidesulfovibrio longus DSM 6739 genomic segment:
- a CDS encoding ABC transporter permease produces MVKRSLLRAAMSYGLVILVLALAWKLAAVALGNALLPHPEEAAAAFARALGRASFWKHFGASSFRAVAAMILAFGLGFPLGVLMGGSDRADRLLSPFVFLTYPIPKIVLLPVFLLLLGLGDTAKVAMIGLILWYQILVTTRDGVRLINPKYLDSVRLLGGSRKDLILEVLLPAALPHGFTALRLGTGTSVAVLFFVESFATSSGLGYLIMDAWGRMNYPEMFTGIFGMSALGAALYELANLLERRVCRWKSAQRRE; encoded by the coding sequence ATGGTGAAGCGTTCCCTGCTGCGGGCGGCCATGTCCTACGGGCTTGTGATCCTGGTTCTGGCACTGGCCTGGAAGCTCGCGGCGGTGGCCCTGGGCAACGCGCTCCTGCCCCATCCGGAGGAGGCCGCCGCCGCCTTTGCCCGCGCCCTGGGCCGGGCGTCCTTCTGGAAGCATTTCGGAGCCTCGTCCTTCCGGGCCGTGGCGGCCATGATCCTGGCCTTTGGACTGGGCTTTCCCCTCGGCGTGCTCATGGGCGGCTCGGACAGGGCGGACCGACTGCTTTCGCCGTTCGTCTTCCTGACCTATCCGATCCCCAAGATCGTCTTGCTGCCCGTGTTCCTGCTCCTGCTCGGCCTGGGCGACACGGCCAAGGTCGCCATGATCGGGCTGATCCTCTGGTATCAGATACTCGTGACCACGCGGGACGGAGTCCGGCTGATCAATCCGAAATATCTCGACAGCGTGCGGCTCTTGGGCGGCTCCAGGAAGGATCTGATCCTGGAGGTGCTTCTGCCCGCGGCCCTGCCGCACGGCTTCACCGCCTTGCGCCTGGGCACGGGCACCAGCGTGGCCGTGCTCTTTTTCGTGGAATCCTTCGCCACGTCCAGCGGCCTCGGCTATCTGATCATGGACGCCTGGGGCCGGATGAATTATCCTGAGATGTTCACGGGCATTTTCGGCATGAGCGCATTGGGCGCGGCATTGTATGAACTGGCGAACCTCCTGGAGCGGCGCGTCTGCCGCTGGAAGTCCGCTCAACGTCGGGAGTAG
- a CDS encoding ABC transporter ATP-binding protein: protein MNPEPAMLQAEALTLAHGLDGPVMENVSLRLEQGQTLAVVGPSGCGKTTLLYALSGLTHPRAGRVLLRGRPVERPCRDISIILQDFGLLPWRTVLQNVALGLKIQGVGKQEREERARAQLADLGIVGRDEDFPAALSGGEQQRVAIARAFVTSPSVLLLDEPFSSLDALTREKLQQALLVAWSGRRTPYLLVTHSLEEAVFLGGRILVLAGRPARAAAWFDNPGFGTPGHRDSDEYFRLLRELRRTVERLW, encoded by the coding sequence ATGAACCCGGAACCTGCGATGCTCCAAGCCGAGGCCCTGACCCTGGCCCATGGCCTGGATGGGCCGGTCATGGAGAACGTGAGCCTCCGCCTGGAGCAGGGGCAGACCCTGGCCGTGGTCGGTCCGTCCGGCTGCGGCAAGACCACGCTGCTCTACGCCCTGAGCGGGCTGACGCACCCCAGAGCGGGCAGGGTGCTGCTGCGCGGCCGACCCGTGGAACGCCCCTGCCGGGATATTTCCATCATCCTTCAGGATTTCGGGCTGCTTCCCTGGCGGACCGTGCTCCAGAACGTGGCCCTGGGCCTGAAGATCCAGGGCGTGGGCAAGCAGGAACGGGAAGAACGCGCCCGTGCGCAGCTGGCCGACCTGGGCATCGTGGGCCGGGACGAGGATTTCCCGGCGGCCCTCAGTGGCGGCGAGCAGCAGCGCGTGGCCATTGCCAGGGCCTTCGTGACCTCGCCCTCGGTGCTCTTGCTGGACGAGCCGTTTTCCTCCCTGGACGCGCTGACCCGCGAAAAGCTGCAACAGGCCCTGCTGGTGGCCTGGAGCGGTCGGCGCACGCCGTACCTGCTCGTCACCCACAGTCTGGAGGAGGCGGTCTTTCTTGGCGGCCGCATTCTCGTGCTGGCGGGCCGCCCTGCCAGGGCGGCGGCTTGGTTCGACAATCCCGGTTTCGGAACTCCCGGCCACCGGGACAGCGACGAGTATTTTCGCCTCCTGCGCGAACTTCGCCGCACCGTGGAGCGCTTATGGTGA
- a CDS encoding ABC transporter substrate-binding protein → MARIIAGLGVCLLCLALAGAETARAGEPLRFGVLGVLDTLPLQVAAHDGLFAAHGLDVELVPFASAMERDVAIQAGRLDGYFGDLIAALMLLEQGRPFPVSLVSYRTLPGQPMFGLALAPGRSGAALADLRGASVGYSRSTIMEFLLDKISDANGLPEDYFNRLEIKKIPIRLQMLLSGQIDAALLPEPLLSLARLKGGDTLLTAENLDIPLTVLCLHERYYENGAGEFRAFVAAYRDALQRLRENPERYRSLMAETCRIPAPLVPNFPVYAYPDPALPSPAEVDEVQDWMITKNMLGARLAYTKVVASSAP, encoded by the coding sequence ATGGCTCGTATCATCGCGGGGTTGGGGGTCTGTCTGCTCTGTCTTGCCTTGGCCGGCGCGGAAACCGCCCGGGCTGGGGAGCCGCTGCGTTTCGGCGTGCTCGGCGTGCTCGACACGCTGCCGCTTCAGGTCGCCGCCCACGACGGCCTGTTCGCGGCGCACGGCCTGGATGTGGAACTGGTTCCGTTCGCCAGCGCCATGGAGCGCGACGTGGCCATTCAGGCCGGGCGGCTCGACGGCTATTTCGGCGACCTCATCGCGGCCCTGATGCTTCTGGAACAGGGACGCCCCTTCCCGGTGAGCCTGGTTTCCTACCGCACCCTGCCCGGCCAGCCCATGTTCGGACTGGCCCTCGCTCCCGGACGCAGCGGCGCCGCTCTCGCCGACCTGCGCGGTGCGAGCGTGGGATATTCGCGCTCCACGATCATGGAGTTCCTGCTGGACAAGATTTCCGACGCCAACGGACTTCCAGAGGATTATTTCAACCGGCTCGAAATCAAGAAAATTCCCATTCGCCTGCAAATGCTCCTCTCCGGGCAGATCGATGCGGCTCTGCTGCCCGAACCGCTGCTCTCCCTGGCGCGGCTCAAGGGCGGCGACACGCTGCTCACCGCCGAGAATCTGGACATCCCCCTGACCGTGCTTTGCCTGCACGAACGCTACTATGAAAATGGGGCCGGGGAATTCCGCGCCTTTGTGGCGGCGTACCGGGACGCCCTGCAGCGGCTTCGGGAAAATCCGGAACGGTATCGGTCCCTCATGGCCGAGACCTGCCGCATTCCCGCGCCGCTCGTGCCGAATTTCCCCGTGTACGCCTACCCCGACCCGGCCTTGCCGAGCCCTGCCGAGGTGGACGAGGTGCAGGACTGGATGATCACCAAAAACATGCTTGGCGCTCGTCTCGCCTATACGAAAGTGGTCGCGTCTTCGGCTCCCTAG
- a CDS encoding NAD-glutamate dehydrogenase domain-containing protein — protein sequence MHSGGDNPIDAVLDRLKGDLQGAADSLVPWFYGNMPEYYFLTHTEEEQIRHLHAILSAEVMTEQQAVVLKSPCGTRITHIMPGSDMASLVHSVSLLAGERIQTGRLYTSKDKALRLDTFLLGKQPLCETKAKPFLRALDLAGKTDLPSEEMGAFSEFLATASEDYVDKFEPNRAVRHFRMCRCVEGTERVHVKLDSDEELGFDRIMVAMENPPQKGVLLQALKVFDREGVEVVRAYGDEFERGESGRMAVMSFYLDRTKGGLSEDSEKYRRLERQLRAIKWFAFHSLETLAEENGWEIGRVMLMQAACEFAHQFLIRKNIYAYTSAKIVRTALKNRDLVERMAAYFEARFDPEIKERREELVAEMQEAIHAALRDVNDDISRKILGYIFRFFRHVLRTNYYMPNRFGLSFRMDPKVLPPLPDEERPFAFYCFHGPSCFGFHVRYRDMARGGVRVVRTWTQEQFEIESNRLFDEANQLARAQQYKNKDIPEGGSKAVILLGPTGEIDLAVKSMVDSLLDIIVTDEEGRLPSQIVDYLNHEEIIYLGPDENITPEHIAWITARAAKRGYKWPNAFMSSKARTGINHKRYGVTSEGVIVFAEEALRSLGIDPCKDPFTVKLTGGPAGDVASNVVKILHREYGDKARVVAMSDGHGAIYDPDGLDYQELFRLIEGNLRTAHFDAAKLTGRGAFVATTETPEGVRQRDDLHNLAVADIFIPAGGRPDTMNMKNWQRFMLKDGTPSAKAVVEGANLFIAPDARSRLEKHGVLCVPGPSANKTGVICSSYEILAGLILTDDEFMEIKDEYVEQLLHILRLRAREEARLLLREYKYAAGLKTVTDLSFEVSRAINGLGDTIVETLSKDVASLPKDKALCDLLLSYCPAVLAERYADRIIEDIPTRHQFALLAAYIASRILYAEGLGWINKLTRVRPVRDVVYAYLEEEKRVAALARELRESSLPDKDDLAALIEASGRQHLTARRLDLA from the coding sequence ATGCATTCTGGCGGTGACAATCCTATCGACGCAGTCCTCGACCGGCTCAAGGGCGACCTGCAAGGAGCAGCGGATTCGCTGGTGCCCTGGTTTTACGGGAACATGCCCGAGTACTACTTCCTGACCCACACCGAGGAGGAGCAGATCAGGCATCTGCATGCGATCCTGTCGGCGGAGGTCATGACCGAGCAGCAGGCCGTCGTGCTCAAGAGCCCCTGCGGGACGCGCATCACGCACATCATGCCCGGAAGCGACATGGCCTCCCTGGTCCACTCCGTGAGCCTGCTCGCAGGGGAGCGGATTCAGACCGGGCGGCTCTACACCAGCAAGGACAAGGCCCTGCGCCTGGACACCTTCCTGCTCGGCAAGCAGCCTCTCTGCGAAACCAAAGCCAAGCCTTTCCTGCGGGCGCTCGATCTGGCCGGGAAGACCGATCTGCCGTCCGAAGAGATGGGGGCCTTCAGCGAGTTCCTGGCCACGGCGTCCGAGGACTACGTGGACAAATTCGAGCCGAACCGGGCTGTTCGCCATTTCAGGATGTGCCGCTGCGTCGAGGGCACGGAGCGCGTGCACGTCAAGCTCGACTCGGACGAGGAGCTGGGTTTCGACCGGATCATGGTCGCCATGGAGAATCCGCCGCAAAAGGGTGTGCTGCTCCAGGCGCTCAAGGTGTTCGACCGAGAGGGCGTCGAGGTCGTCCGGGCCTACGGCGATGAATTCGAGCGGGGAGAGTCCGGCCGCATGGCCGTCATGTCGTTCTACCTCGACCGCACCAAGGGCGGACTGTCCGAGGACAGCGAGAAATACCGCCGCCTGGAGCGCCAGCTTCGGGCCATCAAGTGGTTCGCCTTCCACAGCCTCGAAACCCTGGCCGAGGAAAACGGCTGGGAGATCGGCAGGGTCATGCTCATGCAGGCCGCCTGCGAATTCGCCCACCAGTTCCTGATCCGCAAGAATATCTACGCCTATACCTCGGCGAAGATCGTGCGCACCGCGCTGAAAAACCGCGACCTGGTCGAGCGCATGGCCGCTTATTTCGAGGCCCGCTTCGATCCGGAAATCAAGGAGCGGCGCGAAGAACTGGTGGCCGAGATGCAGGAGGCCATTCATGCGGCCCTGCGCGACGTCAACGACGACATCTCGCGCAAGATCCTCGGTTATATCTTCCGTTTCTTCCGCCATGTCCTGCGCACCAACTACTACATGCCCAACCGCTTCGGCCTCAGCTTCCGCATGGACCCGAAGGTGCTGCCGCCTCTGCCCGATGAGGAAAGACCCTTCGCCTTCTACTGCTTCCACGGTCCGAGCTGCTTCGGATTCCACGTCCGCTATCGGGACATGGCTCGCGGCGGCGTGCGCGTGGTGCGCACCTGGACCCAGGAGCAGTTCGAGATCGAATCGAACCGGCTTTTCGACGAAGCCAATCAGCTCGCCCGCGCCCAGCAGTACAAGAACAAGGACATTCCCGAAGGCGGCTCCAAGGCCGTGATCCTGCTCGGCCCCACCGGAGAGATCGACCTGGCCGTCAAGAGCATGGTCGATTCCCTTCTGGACATCATCGTCACGGACGAGGAGGGCAGGCTGCCCAGCCAGATCGTGGATTACCTGAACCATGAGGAGATCATCTATCTGGGACCGGACGAGAACATCACCCCGGAGCACATCGCCTGGATCACGGCGCGCGCGGCCAAGCGCGGCTACAAGTGGCCCAACGCGTTCATGAGCTCCAAGGCCAGAACGGGCATCAACCACAAGCGCTACGGCGTGACCAGCGAAGGCGTGATCGTCTTTGCCGAGGAAGCCTTGCGCAGTCTGGGCATCGACCCGTGCAAGGATCCCTTCACGGTCAAGCTCACGGGCGGCCCGGCCGGCGACGTGGCTTCCAACGTGGTCAAGATTCTGCATCGCGAATACGGCGACAAGGCCCGCGTCGTGGCCATGTCCGACGGTCACGGAGCCATCTACGACCCGGACGGACTGGATTATCAGGAGCTTTTCCGGCTCATCGAAGGCAACCTGCGCACCGCGCATTTCGACGCCGCAAAGCTCACGGGGCGAGGCGCGTTCGTGGCGACCACCGAGACGCCGGAGGGCGTTCGCCAGCGCGACGATCTGCACAACCTCGCCGTGGCCGACATCTTCATCCCGGCCGGCGGCAGGCCCGACACCATGAACATGAAGAACTGGCAGCGGTTCATGCTCAAGGACGGCACGCCTTCCGCCAAGGCCGTGGTGGAGGGGGCGAACCTGTTCATCGCTCCGGACGCGCGCTCCCGGCTGGAAAAGCACGGCGTCCTCTGCGTTCCCGGCCCCTCGGCCAACAAGACGGGCGTGATCTGCTCTTCCTACGAGATTCTGGCGGGGCTTATTCTCACGGACGACGAGTTCATGGAGATCAAGGACGAATACGTGGAGCAGCTGCTGCACATCCTGCGCCTGCGCGCGCGGGAAGAGGCGCGTCTGCTGCTTCGCGAATACAAGTACGCGGCCGGACTGAAGACCGTGACGGACCTCTCCTTCGAGGTTTCCCGGGCCATCAACGGTCTGGGCGACACCATCGTGGAGACGCTCTCCAAGGACGTCGCCTCCCTGCCCAAGGACAAGGCGCTTTGCGACCTGCTGCTTTCCTACTGCCCGGCCGTGCTCGCTGAGCGCTACGCCGACAGGATCATCGAGGACATCCCGACCCGGCATCAGTTCGCCCTGCTCGCCGCCTACATCGCCTCGCGCATCCTCTACGCCGAGGGACTCGGCTGGATCAACAAGCTCACCAGGGTGCGCCCGGTGCGCGACGTGGTCTACGCCTACCTCGAGGAGGAAAAGCGCGTGGCCGCCCTGGCGCGCGAGCTGCGCGAAAGCTCCCTGCCGGACAAGGACGATCTGGCGGCGCTCATCGAGGCTTCCGGCCGCCAGCACCTGACAGCGCGGAGGCTGGACCTGGCTTGA
- a CDS encoding chemotaxis protein, whose product MSRKEILLETGTNELEILEFFIVERKEDDREPVTSHFGINVAKVMQVIESPNLEAPDSAPHPSFLGNIPLRDLILPVLDLAVWLDIKRVPDAADIVIVTEFSQTVTGFLVSGVTEIHRVNWEEVIPPGNYLNTVGAGSIIGMVNMNDRFIQLLDLETILSEVNPIDQNREAKPVGDARYTALVADDSATIRLMLKNNLTAAGFHPIIADNGKDALRLLRKMLDEAEQGVQLPDIVISDIEMPLMDGFSLTKTIKTDESLQRLPVILYSSIITKELRHKGESVGADAQISKPEMERIPEIATNLIEGRHS is encoded by the coding sequence ATGAGCCGCAAGGAAATCCTGCTTGAGACAGGAACCAATGAGCTGGAGATTCTGGAATTCTTCATCGTCGAGAGAAAGGAGGATGACAGGGAGCCGGTGACAAGCCATTTCGGCATCAACGTGGCCAAGGTCATGCAGGTCATCGAGTCGCCCAATCTCGAAGCGCCGGATTCCGCTCCGCACCCCTCCTTTCTCGGCAACATCCCCCTGCGCGACCTGATCCTGCCCGTGCTCGACCTTGCCGTCTGGCTCGACATCAAGCGCGTTCCCGATGCCGCCGACATCGTCATCGTCACCGAATTCAGCCAGACCGTGACGGGCTTTTTGGTCTCCGGCGTCACGGAAATCCACCGGGTCAACTGGGAGGAGGTCATTCCTCCGGGCAATTATCTCAATACCGTGGGCGCAGGATCCATCATCGGCATGGTCAACATGAACGACCGCTTCATCCAGCTGCTCGACCTGGAAACGATTCTCTCCGAGGTCAACCCCATCGACCAGAACCGGGAAGCGAAGCCCGTGGGCGATGCGCGCTACACCGCGCTCGTGGCGGACGACTCCGCCACCATCCGGCTCATGCTCAAGAACAACCTCACGGCGGCGGGGTTCCACCCCATCATCGCCGACAACGGCAAGGATGCGCTCCGGCTGCTGCGGAAGATGCTCGACGAAGCCGAGCAAGGGGTCCAGCTCCCGGACATCGTCATTTCCGACATCGAAATGCCGCTCATGGACGGATTCAGCTTGACCAAGACCATCAAAACGGATGAAAGCCTCCAGCGGTTACCCGTGATTCTCTATTCGTCGATCATCACCAAGGAATTGCGCCACAAGGGAGAGTCCGTCGGTGCGGACGCCCAGATTTCCAAGCCGGAGATGGAGCGCATTCCGGAAATCGCAACCAATCTCATTGAAGGACGACACTCTTGA
- a CDS encoding Hpt domain-containing protein codes for MDPEVLSTYLSESEDRLMDIESGVLALESYGEEIDEELIHSVFRDAHSIKAGANLLGLVNIERLAHGLENVLDLIREGRLVPDKIVASLLLEAVDTINELFEDVLVSDERDISDLHEQLCYLAEVDPD; via the coding sequence ATGGACCCTGAAGTACTCTCCACCTATCTGTCCGAATCCGAAGACCGGCTCATGGACATCGAGTCGGGCGTTCTCGCCCTGGAAAGCTACGGCGAGGAAATCGATGAGGAACTGATCCACAGCGTCTTCCGGGACGCCCATTCCATCAAGGCCGGAGCCAACCTGCTCGGCCTCGTGAACATCGAGCGCCTCGCGCACGGGCTGGAGAACGTGCTCGACCTGATCCGCGAGGGGCGTCTCGTTCCGGACAAAATCGTGGCCTCGCTCCTGCTGGAAGCCGTGGACACCATCAACGAGCTGTTTGAAGATGTTCTGGTCAGCGACGAGCGGGACATCAGCGACCTGCACGAGCAGCTCTGCTACCTCGCAGAGGTGGACCCGGACTAG
- a CDS encoding UbiD family decarboxylase, which yields MGYRNLGECLNDLERNGMLLRVEQEIDPYLEAGVIQRRVFQAGGPALLFSRVKGTAFPMACNIFGTLERTRWIFRDTLRQVEAMLALKADPMRGLRELLKSPWRVPGMVRAGLHIPPKMVSGGPVFANTTSVSRLPHLVSWPMDGGAYVTLPQVYSESLSRRGFGGSNLGMYRVQLTGNAFEPDREVGLHYQIHRGIGPHHGEAIERGEPLRVNIFVGGPPAMTLAAVMPLPEGLPELFFAGAMGGRRMRMAVPPGAGPEALPVLAEADFCISGEILPGIQKPEGPFGDHLGYYSLTHDFPVMRVDKVWHRDGAIWPFTTVGRPPQEDTVFGTFIHELTEPLVPTVFSGVHEVHAVDQAGVHPLLLAVGSERYVPYEAERRPQELITNGLALLGNTQTSLSKYVLLGAREDDAALTAHDIPAFFRHVLERVDLARDLHFITRTTIDTLDYSGISLNQGSKLLLTVAGPPRRKLATKLPGELRLPAGFGRPQVFAPGILVVEGPAHDRGRDEHDPLLSALAASLEGQPGLEGFPLLVVADDVLFAAASWDNFLWAAFTRSDPATDLYGPGAFTHCKHWGCVEPLVMDARLKTYHAPPLAADPDVERRVDELAAPGGPLHGII from the coding sequence ATGGGGTATAGAAATCTGGGCGAATGCCTGAACGATCTTGAACGCAACGGCATGCTCCTGCGCGTGGAGCAGGAGATCGATCCCTATCTGGAGGCGGGCGTGATCCAGCGTCGCGTGTTCCAGGCCGGCGGTCCGGCCCTGCTGTTCTCGCGGGTCAAGGGCACGGCGTTTCCCATGGCCTGCAACATCTTCGGCACGCTGGAGCGGACGCGTTGGATTTTCCGGGACACGCTTCGTCAGGTGGAGGCCATGCTCGCCCTGAAAGCCGATCCCATGCGTGGACTGCGCGAACTGCTCAAAAGTCCCTGGCGCGTGCCGGGCATGGTTCGGGCCGGTTTGCACATTCCCCCCAAAATGGTTTCCGGCGGTCCAGTCTTCGCCAATACGACCAGCGTTTCGCGGTTGCCGCATCTGGTCTCCTGGCCCATGGACGGCGGCGCCTACGTGACCCTGCCGCAGGTGTATTCGGAAAGCCTCTCGCGGCGCGGCTTCGGCGGTTCCAACCTGGGCATGTACCGGGTGCAGCTCACGGGCAATGCGTTTGAGCCGGACCGGGAGGTGGGGCTGCACTATCAGATCCATCGCGGCATCGGCCCGCATCACGGCGAGGCAATCGAGCGCGGCGAACCGTTGCGGGTGAATATCTTCGTGGGCGGCCCTCCGGCCATGACCCTCGCCGCGGTGATGCCCCTGCCCGAAGGACTGCCGGAACTGTTCTTCGCGGGAGCCATGGGGGGGCGGCGCATGCGCATGGCCGTCCCGCCGGGGGCGGGGCCTGAGGCGTTGCCCGTCCTGGCTGAGGCCGACTTCTGCATCAGCGGCGAAATCCTTCCGGGCATCCAGAAGCCCGAAGGGCCGTTCGGGGACCATCTGGGATATTACAGCCTGACCCACGATTTCCCGGTCATGCGCGTGGACAAGGTCTGGCACCGCGATGGCGCGATCTGGCCGTTCACGACCGTTGGCCGTCCGCCTCAGGAAGATACTGTTTTCGGCACGTTCATCCACGAATTGACCGAGCCGCTGGTGCCCACGGTTTTCAGCGGCGTGCACGAGGTCCACGCCGTGGACCAGGCCGGAGTGCATCCGCTGCTCCTGGCCGTGGGCAGCGAACGCTACGTGCCGTATGAGGCCGAGCGCCGTCCCCAGGAACTGATCACCAACGGACTGGCGCTGCTGGGCAACACCCAGACCTCCCTTTCCAAGTATGTGCTGCTCGGTGCGCGCGAGGACGATGCCGCGCTCACGGCGCACGACATCCCGGCGTTCTTCCGGCATGTGCTCGAACGGGTTGATCTGGCCCGCGACCTGCACTTCATCACCCGCACCACCATCGACACCCTCGACTATTCCGGCATCAGCCTGAACCAGGGCTCCAAGCTGCTCCTGACCGTGGCGGGGCCGCCGCGCCGCAAGCTGGCGACGAAGCTGCCCGGCGAGCTGCGGCTTCCGGCCGGGTTCGGCAGACCCCAGGTCTTTGCGCCGGGCATTCTCGTCGTCGAGGGGCCGGCGCATGACCGGGGCCGCGACGAGCACGACCCCTTGCTCTCGGCACTGGCCGCCAGCCTCGAGGGGCAACCGGGGCTGGAAGGCTTCCCCTTGCTGGTGGTGGCGGACGACGTACTTTTCGCCGCGGCGAGCTGGGACAATTTCCTTTGGGCCGCGTTCACGCGTTCGGACCCGGCCACCGACCTGTACGGTCCCGGCGCGTTCACGCATTGCAAGCACTGGGGCTGCGTCGAGCCCCTGGTCATGGACGCCCGGTTGAAGACCTATCATGCCCCGCCCCTGGCGGCCGATCCCGATGTGGAGCGTCGCGTGGACGAACTGGCCGCCCCCGGAGGCCCGCTTCACGGCATCATCTGA
- a CDS encoding amino acid ABC transporter ATP-binding protein, with the protein MISFKNVHKWYGEHHVLQDIELEIKKGEVVVVCGPSGSGKSTLIRCINRLEPIQKGRIVVDGMDVNDPRTNLTQLRAEVGFVFQQFNLYPHMTVLDNIMLAPRMVRLMPRAEAEDIAMRLLEKVDIPDKADAYPCQLSGGQQQRVAIARGLAMQPKIMLFDEPTSALDPEMINEVLDVMKQLAREGMTMICVTHEMGFAREVADRVIFMDEGVLIEENTPEQFFHNPQNERTKDFLSKILSH; encoded by the coding sequence GTGATTTCTTTCAAAAACGTACATAAATGGTACGGCGAACACCACGTACTCCAGGATATTGAACTGGAAATCAAAAAAGGTGAAGTGGTCGTTGTCTGCGGTCCTTCCGGTTCAGGGAAAAGCACCTTGATCCGCTGCATCAACCGTCTGGAACCGATACAGAAAGGGCGCATCGTCGTGGACGGCATGGACGTCAACGACCCGCGCACCAATCTGACCCAGCTTCGTGCCGAAGTGGGATTCGTGTTTCAGCAATTCAATCTCTATCCGCACATGACCGTTCTGGACAACATCATGCTTGCGCCGCGCATGGTCCGGTTGATGCCCAGGGCCGAGGCCGAGGACATCGCCATGCGGCTGCTCGAAAAGGTCGACATCCCGGACAAGGCGGACGCGTATCCCTGCCAGCTTTCGGGCGGCCAGCAGCAGCGCGTCGCCATTGCGCGGGGACTGGCCATGCAGCCGAAGATCATGCTTTTCGACGAGCCCACCTCGGCGCTCGACCCGGAAATGATCAACGAGGTGCTCGACGTCATGAAACAACTGGCCCGCGAGGGCATGACCATGATCTGCGTCACCCACGAGATGGGCTTTGCCCGCGAGGTCGCCGATCGCGTCATCTTCATGGACGAAGGCGTGCTCATCGAGGAAAACACTCCGGAACAGTTCTTCCACAATCCGCAGAACGAGCGGACAAAGGACTTCCTGAGCAAAATCCTGTCCCACTAA
- a CDS encoding ABC transporter substrate-binding protein encodes MKALKIAALTAVVAMMVTSLAFAGPTYDKVMKDKVAKVGLMANAKPAGFINEKGEWIGFDVDIATEICKRLGVEIEKVQVNNKTRITMVQTGQIDMSLANMTHKRERDKSIDFSITYFFDGQKFLVKKGTASSWKDLVGKKIASMQGTTSELNARELLKKLGDPDADKNVISYQNEAECFQALKMGRVAAWTTDSTLLIGYAAEEPGQFELIGDFFSDEPYGIGLPQDDSAWRDAVNFALQDMWLDGTYKTIYDKWYGPDSKWAFPLTSKIEIWP; translated from the coding sequence ATGAAAGCACTGAAAATCGCCGCTCTCACCGCCGTCGTGGCCATGATGGTCACTTCGCTGGCCTTTGCCGGACCGACCTATGACAAGGTCATGAAGGACAAGGTCGCCAAGGTCGGTCTGATGGCCAACGCCAAGCCCGCCGGTTTCATCAATGAAAAGGGCGAATGGATCGGCTTCGACGTCGACATCGCCACCGAGATCTGCAAGCGCCTCGGCGTCGAGATCGAAAAGGTGCAGGTCAACAACAAGACCCGCATCACCATGGTCCAGACCGGCCAGATCGACATGTCCCTCGCGAACATGACCCACAAGCGCGAGCGCGACAAGTCCATCGACTTCTCCATCACCTACTTCTTCGACGGCCAGAAGTTCCTGGTCAAGAAGGGCACCGCCTCCTCCTGGAAGGATCTCGTCGGCAAGAAGATCGCCTCCATGCAGGGCACCACTTCCGAGCTGAACGCCCGTGAGCTGCTCAAGAAGCTGGGCGACCCCGACGCCGACAAGAACGTCATCTCCTACCAGAACGAAGCCGAGTGCTTCCAGGCCCTGAAGATGGGCCGCGTCGCCGCCTGGACCACGGACTCCACCCTGCTGATCGGCTACGCCGCCGAGGAGCCGGGACAGTTCGAGCTCATCGGCGACTTCTTCTCCGACGAGCCTTACGGCATCGGCCTGCCCCAGGACGATTCCGCCTGGCGCGACGCCGTCAACTTCGCGCTGCAGGACATGTGGCTCGACGGCACCTACAAGACCATCTACGACAAGTGGTACGGTCCTGACTCCAAGTGGGCCTTCCCGCTGACCAGCAAGATCGAAATCTGGCCGTAA